The following DNA comes from Gemmatimonadota bacterium.
AAATCGCAGATCCCACAGGGTGTGGAGAATCGCGCGCGTTATGGGGTCGCCTTCGCGGACTTTTTTGTAAAAGAGAAATAACAGGTCGATATCCGAGTGGGGATTGAGCGCTCCCCTGCCATATCCCCCTTGCGCGATTACGGCAAATCCGGTTGGCTCACCGTGTTCTTCTTTTGCTTCGGCATACAGTGCCTGGATGAGTGTATCGACGCGCTGTGTGAGTGCTGCAACCACAGCACCGCCCGATGCGCCGCTCTGGTGATGTGTATAAATATTTTCCCAGGTGGTGTCGAGATAGGTTCGCAGGTACGACAGGCGTTCGGTGGGCCAGGCGTCTGATGTTTTTTTTGCGTTGCGCAGATCGCGTGGGAGGGTATCACACATGGAGATTTGTTTATTCAATGGGTAGTCCTTTGGAAATGGCTACGACGCCGCTATCTGTCACGGTGAAACGCCGGCGGTCGTCTTCGCGGTTAATCCCAATTTGGGCACCATCTGGAATGACGACGCCTTCATCGGCGATGACGCGGTGAAGTTGGGCATTGGCACCGACTTTGACGCCTTCCATGAGCACCGAATCGGTGATTTGTGCGCCGGAGTCTATGTGAACACCCGCAGAGATGACTGAGCGCTCGACCCGCGCATTGGCAATAACACATCCCTGTGCGACTACGAGAAGAGAACTGTTTTGCGGTCGAATGTGCAGGCGCGAAGGCGGATACGGGTGTGCGTGTGTGCGGATGGGCCAGTTCGGGTCGTGCAGGTCGAATTCGGGGGTTTCAGAAACGAGGTCCATGTTGGCTTCCCAGTACGCATCGAGGAGGCCGATGTCGCGCCAGTACACGGTCGAATTGCGATTGCCGTGCTTGAAGTTGTACGCAAAGACGCGCCCCGAATCGACCATTGAGGGGATGATATTTTGACCAAAGTCGTGGGCTGTGTCGCGTTTGGCATCTTCAGAGAGTTGGCGCACGAGGACTTCTGTGCTGAAGATGTAGATGCCCATTGAGGCCAGGGCGAGATTGGGATTGTGTGGTGTGGGTTTGGGATGGTCGGGTTTTTCTTCAAAGCCGACAATGCGAGATTCATAGTCGATTGCCATGACGCCCAATTCGGTGGCATTTTTGATGGGTACTTCAATGCAGGCTACCGTGAGGTCGGCATTTGCGCTGTCGTGAAAGGCGAGCATCTTGCTGTAATCCATTTTGTACACGTGGTCGCCGCCCAGAATGAGGACGCGGTCGGGACGCTCGCGTTCGAGGATGTCGATATTTTGAAAAATGGCGTCGGCTGTGCCGCGATACCAGTTGCCGGCAAGGCGGAATTGGGGCGGGACTTCAAAGATAAATTCGTCGAGTTCGGGATTGAAAATGGACCAGCCGCGTTGCAAATGCCGGTCGAGAGATGTTGACATGTATTGCGTGAGAATATATATGCGGCGCAAGTTGGAGTTGAGGCAGTTGGAGAGGGTAAAGTCAATGATGCGGTACATGCCGCCGAAGGGCACGGCGGGTTTGGCCTGATTGCGCGTGAGGGGATAAAGCCGCGATCCCTGGCCTCCGGCGAGGATCATGGTTAGCGTATCGTCGGGCATGTCAAGACCTTTCACCGTTCAGCACATCGCTTATGGCGGTTTTGAGTTCTGACAGGTCCGATGACTTGACCACATAGGCATTGGCTGACCAGGTGAGGTAATTGTCTTTGTGATTGCTATAAGCGGTGTTGAGAATAACGGGTAACTGGTTGTTTATCCCCAGAATGTGGTTGAGGGCTTCAATGCCGTCCATGCCGGGCATTCGAATGTCGAGTATTAAGAGATCCGGTGGATTTTCTTTGACGCGCTCAATCGCGGTTTGCGCGTCGTGAACCACATCCACACAATACCCCTCATCGGTGAGTTCTTGCTCGTAGAGCAATGCCAGATTTTGATCGTCATCGGCAATGAGGATGTTTTTCATAGTGGTTTCCCTGAGGAGAGATCGGGGAGATGGATGAAAAGGGTGGTGCCAGAACCGTTGTGGCTCGTGAATGAGAGGGTTCCGCCGTGGCGTTCGACGATTTGTTTGCTGATGACCAATCCGAGACCTGTGCCCGTAGTTTTGGTGGTGAAATAGGGCTTGAAAATTTCGTCCTGAATTTCGGCGGGGATCCCCGGTCCCGTATCTCGTATTTCTATTTGGATATGTGGCTGATCCTCTTTTTTTTTGATGTGGACGTGCAATTTGCCGCCATTGGGCATTGCCTGAAATGCGTTTTTGAAGATGTTGATGAGTACCTGCTTAAATTGTGCGGGATCTAAGGGTATTTCGGGCAGGTCAGATGGTGCGTTTTGTCGATAAGTGATGCCCCGACCTTCGAGGCCCTCGCCAACTTGATGATAGACATCGGTGATGAGGTCCGGGAGATTGACGGGTTCGAGTTCGAGCTTGCGAGGTCGCGTGTAGTTGAGTATGTCGGTCAGTAGCTCTTCCAGGCGCGTGACTTCACAAGATATGATGTGCGATGCCGTGTCGATGCGGTCGGGCGTTGGCGCGCGCTGAAGAGCGCGCGCAAAGCCGCCAATCGTCGCCAGTGGATTGCGAATCTCGTGTGCTATGTGCGCAGACATTTCGCCGATTACGGCCAGGCGTTCCGATTGTACGAGTTCGTCCTGGAGTTCTCGCGTTTCCTGAAAGAGATGCGCGTTGTGGATGACCCATGCCAGTTGATCGGTCAAGACCATTAGCGATTGCACATCGGTCCAATTAAAGCCATTTTTTTTTCGACTGAGCACATCGAGTGCGCCCAATACGCGGTCTGCTGTTTTGATTGGCACACAGAGTTCTGATCGCGTGTTTTTTTCTTGTGGAAAAGCAATGATACGCCTGAGGTCATTGGCCACGTCATTGGCCATGATGGGATTGCCAGACGCGACGACATGGCCTACGATGCCTTCGCCCACATTTTGGCGATACCCCTCGGGAAAGTGCTTTTCGTAA
Coding sequences within:
- the glgC gene encoding glucose-1-phosphate adenylyltransferase → MKGLDMPDDTLTMILAGGQGSRLYPLTRNQAKPAVPFGGMYRIIDFTLSNCLNSNLRRIYILTQYMSTSLDRHLQRGWSIFNPELDEFIFEVPPQFRLAGNWYRGTADAIFQNIDILERERPDRVLILGGDHVYKMDYSKMLAFHDSANADLTVACIEVPIKNATELGVMAIDYESRIVGFEEKPDHPKPTPHNPNLALASMGIYIFSTEVLVRQLSEDAKRDTAHDFGQNIIPSMVDSGRVFAYNFKHGNRNSTVYWRDIGLLDAYWEANMDLVSETPEFDLHDPNWPIRTHAHPYPPSRLHIRPQNSSLLVVAQGCVIANARVERSVISAGVHIDSGAQITDSVLMEGVKVGANAQLHRVIADEGVVIPDGAQIGINREDDRRRFTVTDSGVVAISKGLPIE
- a CDS encoding nucleotidyltransferase domain-containing protein encodes the protein MNKQISMCDTLPRDLRNAKKTSDAWPTERLSYLRTYLDTTWENIYTHHQSGASGGAVVAALTQRVDTLIQALYAEAKEEHGEPTGFAVIAQGGYGRGALNPHSDIDLLFLFYKKVREGDPITRAILHTLWDLRF
- a CDS encoding ATP-binding protein; this encodes MKNTEQNLHRVLTTQRASLLSEWQKRVRRTSDLQLREDFDGHTPDDVLEEFFDLIVTQITAKQDYHLLRQRIFSGEINAFTPDAACRLLIALKKTVLKRLENFAHNAEAIFDEILLRISAYYHEMRYRNLARHQSQSLRQRNIEIARLLAAEKRRAAHLTTNNRIAQMALSTLDPDEIFRRIVHEVQQSFNYQHVSLYFVEPHSNQMIMRARAGVYEKHFPEGYRQNVGEGIVGHVVASGNPIMANDVANDLRRIIAFPQEKNTRSELCVPIKTADRVLGALDVLSRKKNGFNWTDVQSLMVLTDQLAWVIHNAHLFQETRELQDELVQSERLAVIGEMSAHIAHEIRNPLATIGGFARALQRAPTPDRIDTASHIISCEVTRLEELLTDILNYTRPRKLELEPVNLPDLITDVYHQVGEGLEGRGITYRQNAPSDLPEIPLDPAQFKQVLINIFKNAFQAMPNGGKLHVHIKKKEDQPHIQIEIRDTGPGIPAEIQDEIFKPYFTTKTTGTGLGLVISKQIVERHGGTLSFTSHNGSGTTLFIHLPDLSSGKPL
- a CDS encoding response regulator, translated to MKNILIADDDQNLALLYEQELTDEGYCVDVVHDAQTAIERVKENPPDLLILDIRMPGMDGIEALNHILGINNQLPVILNTAYSNHKDNYLTWSANAYVVKSSDLSELKTAISDVLNGERS